One Proteinivorax tanatarense DNA segment encodes these proteins:
- a CDS encoding cyclic-di-AMP receptor: MKLVVAVIQDKDSGKLLEALVEHNFKATKLASTGGFLKSGNTTVLVGVEDDKTQQVVSIIKKVCKAREKTVTTMSPIGGAVESYVPYPVEVVIGGATIFVLDVAQFEKA, encoded by the coding sequence TAGTAGTGGCGGTAATCCAAGACAAGGATAGTGGTAAACTGCTAGAGGCATTAGTTGAACACAACTTTAAAGCTACTAAGTTAGCTAGCACTGGGGGGTTTTTAAAATCTGGTAATACTACAGTATTAGTAGGTGTTGAGGATGATAAAACCCAACAAGTAGTGAGTATCATTAAAAAAGTATGTAAGGCTAGAGAGAAAACTGTAACAACAATGTCTCCTATAGGGGGAGCTGTAGAATCATATGTACCTTACCCCGTTGAGGTTGTAATTGGGGGAGCTACTATCTTTGTATTAGATGTTGCTCAATTTGAAAAAGCATAA